In Candidatus Promineifilum breve, one genomic interval encodes:
- the obgE gene encoding GTPase ObgE, whose amino-acid sequence MFYDEAKIFVRSGDGGDGMISFRREKYVRQGGPDGGDGGRGGNVVFIASTHLNSLSTFQRNKHYRAGNGVHGTVQRMTGAGGDDLRLEAPVGTIIRNAETGDVLADLTQPGQEVVVLAGGRGGRGNIHYATSRHQAPRMAERGEPGEELWLRLELKLIADVGIVGVPNAGKSTLLSVVSAARPKIADYPFTTLQPNLGVVTIGEYDTLVMADIPGLIEGASEGVGLGHDFLRHIERTRVLVHLLDGLAAEPLADWRMINEELALYNPVLATKPQLVVLNKIDLPDTRAAEPDIRAAITAAGYPFMSLSAVTGEGVQAMLYEVKRLADAAPPAQATAAEEPIIIRPPSDGKEFTVKREGNNVWRVRGKDIERIAAMTYFEFDDAARRFQTMLEKSGITAALTEAGVKVGDSVFIGDQELEWGE is encoded by the coding sequence ATGTTTTACGATGAGGCTAAAATTTTCGTCCGAAGCGGCGACGGCGGCGACGGCATGATCAGCTTCCGGCGCGAGAAATACGTGCGCCAGGGCGGGCCGGACGGCGGCGACGGCGGACGCGGCGGCAACGTCGTTTTCATCGCCTCTACCCATCTCAATAGTCTGTCCACGTTCCAGCGCAACAAGCATTACCGCGCCGGCAACGGCGTCCACGGCACGGTGCAGCGCATGACCGGGGCCGGCGGCGACGATCTGCGCCTGGAAGCGCCGGTCGGGACGATCATCCGCAACGCCGAGACCGGCGACGTGCTGGCCGACCTGACCCAGCCGGGGCAGGAAGTGGTGGTATTGGCCGGCGGGCGCGGCGGCCGGGGCAACATCCATTACGCCACCAGCCGGCATCAAGCGCCGCGCATGGCCGAGCGCGGCGAGCCGGGCGAGGAGTTGTGGCTGCGGCTGGAACTGAAGCTCATCGCCGACGTCGGCATCGTCGGCGTGCCCAATGCCGGCAAATCGACGCTGCTGTCGGTGGTCAGCGCCGCGCGGCCGAAGATCGCCGACTACCCCTTCACCACGCTGCAACCCAATCTGGGCGTCGTCACCATCGGTGAATACGATACCCTGGTGATGGCCGACATCCCCGGCCTGATCGAGGGCGCGTCGGAAGGCGTCGGGCTGGGCCACGATTTTCTGCGCCACATCGAGCGCACGCGCGTTCTCGTCCACCTGCTCGACGGTCTGGCGGCCGAGCCGCTGGCCGATTGGCGGATGATCAACGAGGAACTGGCCCTCTATAATCCCGTTCTGGCAACCAAGCCGCAACTGGTCGTCCTCAACAAGATCGATCTGCCCGACACGCGGGCGGCCGAGCCGGACATACGCGCGGCCATCACCGCCGCCGGCTACCCGTTTATGAGCCTCTCGGCCGTTACCGGCGAAGGGGTGCAGGCCATGCTCTACGAGGTCAAGCGTCTGGCCGATGCCGCTCCCCCGGCCCAGGCGACAGCGGCCGAGGAGCCGATCATCATCCGCCCGCCCAGCGACGGCAAGGAATTTACGGTCAAGCGCGAGGGCAACAACGTCTGGCGCGTGCGCGGCAAGGACATCGAGCGCATCGCCGCCATGACCTATTTCGAATTCGACGACGCGGCGCGGCGCTTCCAGACGATGCTGGAAAAGTCGGGCATCACCGCCGCGCTGACCGAAGCGGGCGTGAAGGTCGGCGACTCCGTGTTCATTGGCGACCAGG
- a CDS encoding YceD family protein, with protein MMKLSRLRFNFGFLLEADYGTSRRIELDYPSIQLSDDVTLTPLQGTLTATRTTEGIYIQGRLESSMSLDCVRCLDEAIVPLEIALDELYYYPPQVAPPGEHRVGEDGMIDLAPLVRELSLLALPIKVLCRPDCLGLCQECGANLNLGDCGCDESDIDPRLAMLESLLKNSGNAN; from the coding sequence ATGATGAAATTATCACGCTTACGCTTTAACTTCGGCTTCCTGCTTGAAGCCGATTACGGCACCAGTCGGCGGATCGAACTGGACTATCCCAGCATCCAACTCAGCGACGACGTGACGCTGACGCCCCTGCAAGGGACGTTGACGGCGACGCGCACCACCGAAGGCATCTACATTCAGGGCCGTCTGGAGAGTTCGATGAGCCTGGATTGCGTGCGCTGTCTGGATGAGGCCATTGTGCCCCTGGAGATCGCCCTGGATGAACTTTACTACTACCCGCCGCAGGTGGCCCCGCCCGGCGAACATCGCGTCGGCGAGGACGGCATGATCGATTTGGCCCCGCTGGTGCGCGAATTGAGCCTGTTGGCCTTGCCGATCAAGGTCTTGTGCCGGCCGGATTGCCTGGGCCTGTGCCAGGAATGCGGCGCCAACCTGAACCTGGGCGATTGTGGCTGCGACGAGAGCGACATCGATCCGCGTCTGGCAATGCTGGAATCATTGCTAAAGAACAGCGGCAATGCCAATTAA
- the rdgB gene encoding RdgB/HAM1 family non-canonical purine NTP pyrophosphatase, which produces MVKHGARRLLVATHNQGKVVEYADILGDTGLDWLTLVEAGITDDVAETGATFLDNAILKAVAYARLSKLLTLADDSGLAVDALGGRPGVLTARYGGPGLSAAERYGLLLRELGDTPDAQRTARFHCVVALAAPDGTILGTADGVCEGRIARAPAGEGGFGYDPVFYLPERGLTMAQLPADEKHRLSHRGRAARAIQPLLSRTLTNLT; this is translated from the coding sequence GTGGTTAAGCATGGCGCGCGGCGATTGTTAGTCGCCACTCATAACCAGGGCAAAGTGGTCGAATACGCCGACATCCTGGGCGATACCGGTCTCGACTGGCTGACGCTGGTCGAGGCCGGCATTACCGACGATGTGGCCGAGACGGGCGCGACCTTTCTGGACAATGCTATTCTGAAGGCCGTGGCATATGCCCGGCTTAGCAAACTCCTGACGCTGGCCGACGATTCGGGGCTGGCGGTGGACGCGCTGGGCGGACGGCCGGGCGTGCTGACGGCGCGCTATGGCGGGCCGGGCCTGTCGGCCGCCGAGCGGTATGGGCTGTTATTGCGCGAGTTGGGCGACACGCCCGACGCGCAGCGCACGGCCCGCTTTCATTGCGTCGTCGCCCTGGCCGCGCCGGACGGCACAATCCTGGGCACGGCCGACGGTGTATGCGAGGGTCGGATCGCCCGCGCGCCGGCGGGCGAGGGCGGCTTCGGCTATGATCCGGTGTTCTATCTGCCCGAACGCGGGCTGACGATGGCCCAATTGCCGGCCGACGAGAAACATCGCTTGAGCCATCGCGGCCGGGCGGCGCGAGCCATCCAACCCTTATTGAGCCGAACGCTCACCAACTTAACATAA